The sequence caaagaccaaggagatggtggtggatttccgcaggtctaagcccactctgctaccagtccacattgatggggtcaatgtggaggtggttagcacctacaagtatctgggtctccacctggacaataaactggactggtcagccaacactgatgcactctacaagaaagggcagagcaggctgtacttcctgaggaggctgcggtccttcaatgtgtgcagtaagctcctcaggatgttctaccagtctgttgttgccagcgtcctcttctatgcagtagtatgctggggaggaagcacaaggaagaaggatgtggggcgaattgacaggctggtaaggaaagctggctctgtagtgggagctgaacttgagtgcatcacttcaatatctgacaaaaggacgctgaacaaactgatcaacattttggacaatgagtgtcatctactccacagcactattgttaagcagaagagcctgatcagctggagacttcgctcactgccttgcacaactgcaactattcaatgcttcacttaagggaagaggagagatagacttctccgcatagtctgtctgcctctccatcctctccatgtttaggtactgtctgtccactagccactttttaccactgtcttactgcctcactgtttgcgtgctatattagcacatatgcataacccctccctctaCCCCACAGCCGGATTGttgccacacttatacctttactTAATATAGtttcagggctctcaagttttgaggacaGGCAAGTGTGACATTCCCCGTagaaaatccccccccccccgtccaggGGTTAAAGGGGTGGCTGGTCAGACGGGTTGCGAGAATGGGGGTGTTTCATTAATAATACTACAACTTTTGGTTGCTGTTATTAATATGCCTTCAGATGTTCCAGTGTAACACAGGTTGTTTCGTCCGCCGCTCACAGCCCttgaacccgccacctcaactcaccggcatgggagtcgagcgctctaaccactgagctaaaagcccaagattccaactcagcggttagagccattcttaaggttaggggtgtgaggatttacacgcacAACTAGCATCACCAGCTAGCATACACCAGCCCCAGGTCGGTTAACAGTtaatccaatattagttgtgcagaaatatagcccatcttatacacacgccaattgaattgaaatagaaattgtaaagatttgtattttttgtaattattccatatttagtgtagttatgtcagaacctgaagtagcctacaatccaaATGCATTGAGTATTACCTTTTATTTgaggccaagattatgcttataaggggttcatatgcagtaagcatttgattgccaaTGTGCATTTTGGATAAACCAAAGTCctcatgttgtcattctatattgatctctttttgcacacagcatgacaagacctaatgctaggactcaagtcatatcaagtcaagacctagagggctgaaatgtggtcagttcaaagacgcTTGTTATCCagtagaaaaagaaaataataatctagcctttgtaacGTTGTGTCAGAAggctacatcacacagttattcaaATGCTGTCATATCGCTCAGATTTTtgttattaggccacttgaaaataggctatggctaggctaatcactggaggtattttaatattatgtttgttttgctaatggttaggcaaggcctccctgAGGTTTTGATCAtcctaataatctttgaaatgtcaaatgTAAACACTAAGttgaaatgcgttgaaactgacatgccaccagaacagacgttttatcggctttgaggtataataaagtccccagtcttgtaaattcacattatgtaacatccataacgcaccattaaaggttttaaaagtaagaaaggggcacaatttggtcatcacactttacattgatataaatcagctttgcacaggcATTATGGACActgtcgcatcaacactgtatgtgtagcataaacttttcctataaaacgttatgaatgtgacatggccatggaacttgctgacttaaaaacaaaagccttacaaatgtaaggagttgtgctcttaaaggcaagctgagcatagacattgctctaccattcccttgtcaatgtggaatttgtcaaatgacacaatttgtttgaaccttgggtccatttatccactttttaaatatgtataatattgtgtgaaaaatgttgtttctgtatggttgcacaccatatttatgatgtaaaaagagtgtcattctccatcaaattcaatcagatcagttacaaacaataaaatatagaactaaatgaagattttaacaacagttctatttgcgtatgcacaactttttttttccatggtaaggatgacctttgcatggaattgccatAATGCCTCCATGGAcaggatataattatataatatgacatgattttaaaagtgacctataacaataggctatgcaatacactttaatttgtttagtgctaataaaatgattaagcctatttggagTGAAAGATGTTGagaatgtgacaatatgtcagtcatTGTGTGAACGAAAGTAGGCTATGACTAGGcatacatgtaggctacttgttctgagcaagtgttctcaatgaacaggctgtgaaggctaagttacagacagtcctgaacaactgatgctaattgtctgggaaacattctctagcagcagtcacgttgtcattgtttgtgtcaaacaagttgtggatttgttgtaacattaaaagatgacacgttcaacaattccaggatacgcgttttttcattggttgttgcgttaaatCTTACCCAGATACAATAGTGCTATTTTCTAATTGGCTATTGTGTAGCCCCTCTCGTTAAACTCTgccagagtaggcgatagaagtaggcctacctcaacacagactctcagtCCTTGTCCAGtgcaccctccctccctctctctctctctccctcacaacaggcgcatccctcctcagcatgcgtaatccaaacattcacaatcgtgcaagacgactgggtAAATTgttattaaatccggttagcatcattagcacgctgcacaaatttgttcaaaactgttgcattcaaattgactgctaagttctaatcatctcaatcccgatgcaaatggaaaagtattttccaagactcaaatgggccggtcccaaggagaaaaagtattcatttgaaacttaaacacacgtggggaaactgaacagtctaaccagtagactatgataaacgcCTAGACTATGATaaagcaaattaagctactttgtttacaatatttccaggcttcaaccagtgctgcttttcgtTCAGACTtttgtgcacatttatttatttgagtgtttttcatgattgtgttgctatttcttttccctgtttgctttgattgataactgaggtgatttaaatcagaggaaggttaagtttaaaatcaaagtgtttaaatgtaacttttttttccttctggtccttatctgaaatagatttttttttttttaaaaatcaataattattgatatcagtggtggaatgtaacgaagtacaaatacttcgttaatacttcgttactgtacttaagtaaattttccacgtatttgtactttacttaagtaaaatatatagtgcatacttttgacttttacagcaattatctgtacttttactccgctacatttctacaacaccatcgttcctttttacgatacattttaagatcagtttttttttttccctttactctGTTTTACCCTCTCCATATTAGTCAAACATACCCTAACACTTTTTACTTAGTATTTCACTTTAGGtcctctcttttattttctAACCCTGTTTCACCTTCTTACTACTTctatttcttttatttatttaaacctATTTATAAATGCTATTTGCACAGTTGGTCAGACGGGCCTCGAACCTGTGCCCTTCTCCCTTCCAGTCTGGCCTCTTAGCCACTACACCCCTGAGGACCTCTTAAGTAGAGCCTTTACACTCTAcctcaacttcactttttacacTTAGAACTACAATTCCCAACCACCTTAGCTTCCCTCCATTTGCAGACCAATTTCAAATGCCCCAATCACAGACAGCCACATACTCTCATTTAGATTGACTCACACTACATCCAACCAACACCCTTCTTCCCAGAAACAAACCCCTTCCTCTTCCTAACTCCCCCCCTCATTTCTAACTGAAAtaccaaacacaccagcactagGCACTTTCTCCTCTGATGCAGGATTAGTTATCCGAAACGTCAGGAGTCTTCCAAGGAGCAACATGGTATTTCTGCTTTTATTCCTTACTAGTTAATCCAATTGGTTTTAAATTATTTGAAATAAAGATTGGCTTTTAAATTTTAACAAACACTGTAAGAGGACTACCCTATCCACCTGCCTGACCACAtggattagcatgctagcacatATCTGGACTGTTTGCTACACACCTGGCTGTCAAGACTGTGCTCTCTTTCATGAACTTGGACTGCAACCTCACTCTTTTGGAGGTAACCTGAGCAATCTACCATCTGGAACACTACTCTGTGGATCTTTAACATCAAACCCAACACAAGCATGAGGTATGCAAACCTAGGTCTGCGCTACAGGTAAGGGCTTTTAtcttttcagttgtttgtttttagtgTTGGTTAATTTCTGTAAGGTTGGCTTTTACCGTTTTgctcctttccctccctccaacatatttgcccccccccccccccccccttttttttacttttggttttttggttttgtttcttttcttctccctacactacaccactacaTACATTCACTTCCATACATTCActtccactcactcactacattacacatacaACATGGCCTCATTCAACAGACCCTACACACGTCCTCTCACACAACCTCCAGATCCCCTCACCCGACAACAATCCAAACACTACTTCAAACTGATTCAAGTCACTCACCACCAACACATAATTTCACATGCACTCCAGACAGGCCTCTTCCCCACAGGTATGACCAGACAAGTAGCCAAACTTACACAATTCATTAAACCAGCACTACCCACTCAACATACACGTACACTACTCAACCAGAACACATCAGACTGGATGCAACACAACATGGACATTCTTCTGGAACACTATAACACACAACTTACACTACTGACTTCCACCCCTTCCCCCTTCAATACACTGGCATTTCAGATTGCCAGTGGCTGGGCCAGAAAGAGGTACCATACCCGCCTGTCACCCACTACCTTACAGACAGTTCAACGGCTTCTCAACCCTCAGTCTTCCCCccacacaacaccaacacacaccaccccccctccccatactACTACCCCCACTCCTAGggaccccccccacacccactcactctTCTGACCCCTCTTTTCTCACTGAattccctcctcttcctgcacCCACTAGGGCCCCTACTCCCCCTCCTAAACAGGACTTGGGAGTTATGCCACAtctcacacttacacttaccACCCCATCCATCCCTTCACTCTCCACTTCCATTGACTTACAGCAGGTCACTTTTACCATCAACACACCTGACCTGACAGATACACTCTCAGATACTGATGACAATCAACACccacccaacaccacacacaccactcagaacgcacaacaccacaccaaaaATCCCCTCACTACTCCCACACCCATAGACACTTCTCCCATTGACACCCCAAACCCTcttactaaccctaaccctacaccCACTAACACCCACCCTACTGACACtctcccggtctcccctaccctTACACCACCCAAAAACAGACCCACCATACAGGTTACAGCCCTTGTCACTCACACTCATAACAGTCAACCCACAATCACCCAACGCCCTAACACGGCCACCACTAACACCACCCAGGCTAACCACCTCATAACACATTTGGTTCCACAGGATATAACACCATGTCTCTCTCCACCAGGTTCCACCCAAGTGGGAGGGGTAGACCCAGGACGGTCCAAACCATCAAGGGTGATGATGAGCAAGGGAAACAAAAAAGCTAACCAGCTTACAAAACCCAATGCTgagccctccacctccacaggtGTAGAACTGTCTGGGGCTCCTACTCCCTCCCCCCTACCTCTACACAAACCCTCACCTGCACCACACTCTACACAACCCCTGTCCCCTaggccccctcctcttcttcGGACTCCTACagtcccacttctctctctccccctcttctctcctaccTATCACAAATGGTCCAACAATAGACTTCAGGAGTGGCACATCAGACCTAACAAACCCATACTATTCATAGGTGATTCCAATCTGGCCCGTATTCCCCCTCATCCATATCCCAACATACAGATAGACAGCTACCCAGGTGCCACAGCCAACCACATGAACCAGTTACTGGAGAAAACCTCCCCACAAGAAGCTGTTGAGCTGTTAGTCCTGTCGGTGGGTACcaaccagacatgtggactcgagttacatgacttggactcgagtcagactcgagtcatgattttaatgacttcagacttgacttgataaaattcggcatgacttgcgactcgacttggacttgaatactattcactcgagacttgactcggactttgcctctttgacttgtgacgacttgacatgtctcgagtcaaaaactacatttcctgatcgtggatcAGTCatcccagagatgctttccctccgcgactaaaaaaaaaaaaaaaatagcggagacaagcggccagtctagagcacagttcagtgctgtcGCTACCCCctcatgcgttacgcactgtgtgtagggcaccaagagacagagaaacgaccaacatttagccaataactagtagctttacagcaaactgatttgcactcttgttagagaacgtttacaatgtcaaaatgcaccaacagcatgttacataaagatgatacttttcgagtcctctccattaagatccaacttgaacttatgctagcctactgcatttaattgagaaccccatctaagcacgcacgagagggagagaaaacgagtggcaggttccagctggcttgtcattgttgatgatgattgatattttcttttaaatataagaaacgtataaaaggaaatcatgaaggcaacaaatacgagatttggggaaattgcggatttatccggttctcactactgttataaactatgagatccaggtcactatgacataggctgcactcactgtgatttggaaagtggacaagaatatgaagagttgtctttgcctttgtgtaatggaaatggtgagtcttgaagtaggcctattcaataatttgtttacatgaagcacattgatatgccgattgaaacgcattccactcagctagctaggtggctactggctaccaggctcataattcacatttaattgcaaacagaaaatgtcaagcaagcatcatgtcaaacatgcatctatttccaaaggaatgaaagctgtttgtgccaacttaatatcatgcttatcattgttaatattgtgctttacatgtggcacaaacaatgtttgagtttgtggactagccataggctatatttgaatggagctggtaaaaaaaagatcattatgagaatgtgtggacagtggcacacaatgggcttaaagtgacagtgcaccatttacaaatgagataaacagcatcaaatgtgtagtatttcttaagaaatgaatactttaaaacaaaatgactgtcattattatcttttaaataatataaaagtgttgaccttggcttcccttatgagtcgccactggcagacagcctaataaattgtttgcaggcaaatctgtggcctagcgcagtgaaatgccatcagtcaaattattactcatacttacagtgggctctgcaatttggaaaaacaatatatatatttgtcatgtagctatatccgttttgtacagattactctggtatgcacatgtgtatattgtatgcgcatgcatatatcgtaaaagatttcaagacattcaaattctgtggattagatggaagtgttaaaattatgatcgatagtctaataatgccattattaagtgaagagtacctgatgacttgttcaggacttgaaaaagattgggacttggacttggactcgacttggctttgatgagacttggacttggactcgacttgcccttctctctatttacttgggacttgacttggacttgagtgctaagacttgggacttacttgtgacttgccaaacagtgacttggtcccacctctggtaccAACAACAGAGAGCACAATGCTAAGGCCACCACCAACAAACAACTTCACAAAATGTTTAAGTTGGCCACCAAAGTTTTCCCCAACGCCAACATTTATGTCCCGGTCATCAACTTTTCCCCCTCTATTCACCCACACTACAAGTACAATCTCACCGAGATTAACCGCTATATCAccacccacctcccccacctccaaccACTTCCAGCAGATCAATTTTCCACCACACTTGATCACATCCACTGGACCCCAGAAGTAGCTTCCAAAATCCTCCACTTCTGGTGCTCACAACTAAATTTAACGTTTCACAGACCCTAAATCaggacacaccctcacacaccctgaATCACACTTCACCTCACACTGACTCCCTCAACCTGTCTAAGTCCCTTATTCTCTCCCCTGTACAAACTGCACTTTTAGAAAAAGGTCTTTCTTTTATTCCCACACCTACCAGGAGGGACTGCGAAGGGACATCCATGGTTATCATGGACGCTTGAAATTACATGATCATTTTAAACACAAACCCCACCGTGAGCCCGTCCCCttcactctcccctccacctgGGAACCTGACTCTTCCCAGGTGGATGGGAGACTACGTACCCTCATTAGGCAAGATCTCCATTCCCTGTCCACCTATCTCTCCCGCCCTTTTGACTCCAGCCACCCCAACATCTCCCCAGCAGAAAAAAGAGCAATTTTCCAACTTTGCCACAATCCAAACATCATCATTAAACCAGCCGACAAGGGTTCCAAAATAGTTATTCTAGACACTCACCAATACCTCCTAGAAACCAACAGGCAACTTTCCAACCCACTCCATTACAAACCCATCACTCAATCCCTTCAACCCAAAGCACAAGAAAAAGTTCGCAATCTGGTCCTTTCATTATACACCAATCATTCCATAACCAAAAAACAATTTGATTTCCTGATCGGACCAGACCAACCCAGACCCCGCGCCTTTTATCTTCTCCCCAAAATCCACAAGCCACCTGACTCATGGACAATTCCCTTCGCAGTCCCTCCTGGTAGACCTATAGTGTCAGATTGTAGTTCCACCACTTacaacatttcttttttcataGATCACTTTCTTAATCCCCTCTCCACTAAacaccccacatacatacaagacacatATGATTTCATACATAAAATCCGGCCCATGGCAGTTCCCAACCATACTTACCTGTTCACCATCGATGTTGACAGTCTCTATACAAACATAGACACCATCTCAGGCCTTCAAGCAGTACAGCACAAGTTTACTCAATTTCCAGATCCCACACGCCCAGACAATACCTTACTTCAACTTTTAGAAATCTGCTTAACCCATAATGACTTTGAATTCGACGACAAACTGTTTTTACAAATCCATGGAACTGCCATGGGCCAGAGATTCGCCCCCGCATATGCCAACATCTTTATGAGCGAGTGGGAGCAAGAAGCCTTAGCCAAATGTCCCCTGAAACCCCTCTTTTTCTATCGCTTCCTGGATGATATCATCGGCGCCTGGACTCACACACTAGACCAATTCACTGACTTTATGAACATACTCAACACGCACCACACtacaattaaactgaaatcCACAATTGACCCTCACTCAGTTAATTTCCTGGACACCACACTTTTTCTTACACCATCCACTCCAACACATAGTTCCCTCAGTACTAAAATTTTCTTCAAACCCACTGATACGCacgcacttttgcataaatccaGTTACCAACCCAAACACACTTTCCGAGGCATCATTAAATCACAAATCATTCGTTTCCACCGTATCTGCACTTTTCCCACAGACCTCCACGAAGCGATAGAAATTCTCTTTAGAGCCCTCCGCCCCCGTGGATATTCAAAAAGATTTCTAAGGAAAATTAAAACAGACACCCTGACCCTTCTTGCTCCCACTCGCTCTGACACTAATTCTCCTCCCACCATAATggccccccccaatcccactCCTGACCCCAACCCCACTGCCACACCTTTCATTCCACTAGTCACTACCTTTTCACAACCCACCACACACTTGCACCACACTCTCAAACAACACTTCACCCACTTTCAGTCCTCCCACACTCACTTCCAACATCAGACTCATCTCAGCCTTCcgtaaaaacaaaaaccttcaaGACCTCCTCATTAGATCACGGTTCTCCAGGAAGCCCCCACTCAAGCCATCACCACAGGACTCCTTCTTCAAACCACAACACTTCATCACTAACCTTCACTCACACCTTTCTGCCCCTAACACACCCCTCTCACTAGACACCACAAATGCTGTCTACATCATCACATGCAATAAATGTCACTTACAGTATATAGGAGAAACAGGTCACTCAATCAAAACCAGACTCAAACAGCATCTATACACCATTTCTAGGAACTCACGCACCACCCATATAGTCACACATTTCCAgcaacacagcactgcacacctTGGCATTTGTGGTCTCGAGAGCAACCCCGGCTGGACCCGAGCACAGAGGCAACGAGCAGAACGGAGCTGGATAAATAAACTTCACACTTTCTTCCCCCTTGGTCTCAATTAATCCACTCCTCTGTTTCCTTCTGCTTCTCAATAAAGCTACATCTTTCCTTCCCCTTTTCTCCCAGGTCctgtcttatttatttatttatttatttatttatttatttataaaaaaaactacTATTACTATGTTATTTATCccttattactttgttattactcccccccccccctctttttagtCTATTAAGTTCTCCACCCCAGTTCACCCCATCTTTTCCACTCCCCCTAGACTAACCCAGGACTTTTACcttttattattcattttcacCTGACACAATTTAGAtatgtttactttttatttctgcAGTGTCGTGTTTATTTTCAAAGGTTGTTTCTTATGAATTTTACACTTTAGATTTTTAGCACTTATAGCACTTTTGATTTCTAGCACTTATAACACTTTTCCTGGTTTTAGTCTATCCCTTACTCCCAGCCCCATTTCTTATGCacttacttttttctttttccttttagcCCCAGTCCCTAGTTTTAACCCCACCCAGCTGCTTGGCCCAAACCCCAACCCCTaaacctaacctccagcccccatcccttaacctaacccccaccccttaacctaacccccatccctaacctccaccccttaacctaacccccatccctaaacctaacctccaacccccaccccttaacctaacccccatccctaaacctaacctccaacccccaccccttaacctaacctccagccacttggctaaattccaaccccagccccttaGCCTAACCCCAGCCCCTtagcctaaccccaacccttaggccaaccccagcccctatccTTAGGCGAACACCAATGCCTAACCAACCCTTACCCCCACCCTCAGGCTAACCTCAACCCCCAAGGCCgactccagccccccaccccttatcctaaccaGCCCCTTGGCCTAAACCCaaccccttatcctaacccttcattaagtaattatttttttattttattttttttccccaaattACATATTTtctaattaaatattttttatttacatattattatattattttattttgacagTTGACCTTTTTCATACCCTtattcccttccttgttggtgtggttggatccaatcggccagtgcactcagtcacccactccaccaaacatcatgttcccctaacctaaccccaCCCAGCTGCTtggcctaaccccaacccctatCCCTTAACCTAACCTCTAGCCACTTGGCTAAATTCcaaccccagcccccaccccttaacctaacccctaccccttaacctaaccttCAGCCACTTGGCTAAATTCCAACCCCGGCCCCTtagcctaaccccaaccccacctaAGGCTAACCATTGTCCCCACCCTCAGGCTAACCTCAACCCCCAAGGCCgactccagccccccaccccttatcctaaccaGCCCCTTGGCCTAAACCCAACCCCTTATCTTAACCCTTCattaagtatttatttatttttcttctttctttctttcccttttctaATATACATAATtctttattaaatattttttatatatatatattattttatttatagacagttgaccttttccTACCCTTATTCccctccttgttggtgtggttggatccaatcggccagtgcactcacagtcacccactccaccaaatatcatgttcccctaacctaatcctaacccaaccctaaccctacctctaaacttaaccctaatcctaaccctaacttgttatggcaaaaaacgaatgtcacttaCGTGCATAAGATGCCTTTCATTTCAGTGCTCTCCAAGTTGTACAGCTCAACTTTTTTGTTTCCTTCATTTTGCTCACCTGTCGGTGATTAGTGCTCACTGTCTCATTAGTGCGTGTGAGTCACTACTGTCGCTCACCCACACTTACAAATCAAAACTTGTCACAGATTGATTAGGAGTCTTCACTCATGGAAATTTCCAAGAGAGACAGAACACTGATatgaaataaagtttttttgAGAACTAACATGTGTTGGAACTTAGACTCGTACATTGTTTTGAACTCTAATGTTTTGATGCAGTGTGTTTAGCAGTTAATCTTGGATTTAACCTTTTTGAAAATAGCAGccttttgca is a genomic window of Alosa sapidissima isolate fAloSap1 chromosome 10, fAloSap1.pri, whole genome shotgun sequence containing:
- the LOC121721246 gene encoding uncharacterized protein LOC121721246 — protein: MMSKGNKKANQLTKPNAEPSTSTGVELSGAPTPSPLPLHKPSPAPHSTQPLSPRPPPLLRTPTVPLLSLPLFSPTYHKWSNNRLQEWHIRPNKPILFIGDSNLARIPPHPYPNIQIDSYPGATANHMNQLLEKTSPQEAVELLVLSVGTNNREHNAKATTNKQLHKMFKLATKVFPNANIYVPVINFSPSIHPHYKYNLTEINRYITTHLPHLQPLPADQFSTTLDHIHWTPEVASKILHFWCSQLNLTFHRP